In a genomic window of Phycodurus eques isolate BA_2022a chromosome 2, UOR_Pequ_1.1, whole genome shotgun sequence:
- the nedd4a gene encoding E3 ubiquitin-protein ligase NEDD4-like isoform X2: protein MAALSSQIRGLSCDESESRILKVKVIAGMHLAKKDILGASDPYTRLSLYDPISGEIASVQTKTIKKSLDPKWNEEFYFRVHPRKHRLLLEVFDENRLTRDDFLGQVDVPLNQIPTENPNAQRPYTFKDFLLHPRSHKSRVKGHLRLKMTYMPRNGGSDEEPTDQNDNTDPTWEFLESQDMSGPMQSEQTPVLPPGWEERQDNLGRTFYVHHESRTTQWRPPTLQDNNVDTRRQPSTRETAQNYITRRQISDPDETSAQDEEWDVFREDEFCLNQGNQLTSPPPQMPPEMQMLNDELRNFYITGATACEHQVDHACNSSHSVRTRSFHTSPAEEHPVNSVVLGTSGGLSPGWEEKRDSKGRRYYINHNTRTSSWIRPQRTHSASAATQSRASTPPLPSVPPEASPQHTPSPEAAPESGSMPVGWEVRSAPNGRPFFIDHNTKTTTWQDPRLTIPVRVRSRPTLDPSDLGPLPPGWEERVHTDGRIFYIDHNTKTTQWDDPRLQNSAITGPAVPYSRDYKQKYDYFRKKLKKPDNIPNRFEMKVRRNAVLEDSYRQILLVKRPDLLKARLWVEFEGETGLDYGGLAREWFFLMSKEMFNPYYGLFEYSATDNYTLQINPNSGLCNEDHLTYFKCIGRVAGMAVWHGKLLDAFFIRPFYKMMLQKPITLQDMESVDSEYFNSLKWILENDPTDLDLMFTIDEELFGQTHQHELKPDGAEIVVTNDNKKEYIHLVMQWRFVNRIQKQMTAFKDGFFELIPQDLIKIFDENELELLMCGLGDVDVNDWRQNTKYKSGYNSNHVVIQWFWKAVLLMDAEKRIRLLQFVTGTSRVPMNGFAELYGSNGPQRFTIELWGTRDKLPRAHTCFNRLDLPPYESFEELREKLHIAIENAQGFDGVD from the exons AGTGAATCCAGAATCCTTAAAGTGAAAGTTATTGCAGGGATGCACCTGGCTAAAAAAGATATACTTGGGGCAAG TGATCCGTATACAAGACTGTCACTCTATGATCCCATCAGCGGGGAAATAGCAAGTGTCCAgactaaaacaattaaaaag TCACTGGATCCAAAATGGAATGAGGAATTCTATTTTAGA GTCCATCCCAGGAAGCACCGCCTGCTGCTGGAGGTGTTTGATGAGAACCGCCTG ACACGTGATGACTTTCTGGGACAGGTGGATGTTCCTCTCAATCAGATACCA acaGAAAATCCTAATGCACAAAGGCCTTACACATTCAAGGATTTTCTGCTTCACCCCAGAAG TCACAAGTCCAGAGTTAAGGGCCATCTGCGACTCAAAATGACCTACATGCCAAGAAACGGGGGTTCAGACGAGGAACCAACAGATCAGAATGACAACACAGAT CCTACATGGGAGTTTTTGGAATCTCAGGACATGTCAGGCCCTATGCAGAGCGAGCAGACACCTGTTCTGCCCCCTGGCTGGGAGGAGCGTCAGGATAACCTCGGAAGAACCTTCTATGTCCACCATGAGAGCCGAACTACACAGTGGCGACCGCCGACGTTACA AGACAATAATGTGGACACAAGGCGACAACCCAGTACAAGAGAGACGGCGCAGAATTATATTACACGCAGACAGATCTCAGACCCTGATGAGACCTCTGCGCAAGATgag GAATGGGACGTTTTTAGAGAAGACGAATTCTGTTTGAACCAGGGCAACCAGCTCACATCGCCCCCACCTCAGATGCCCCCGGAGATGCAGATGTTGAATGACGAGCTAAGAAACTTTTATATTACAGGGGCCACAGCTTGCGAGCACCAGGTG GATCATGCGTGTAATTCGAGCCATTCCGTGCGCACAAGAAGTTTTCACACGTCACCAGCAGAGGAGCATCCTGTTAATTCTGTG GTGCTTGGGACCTCTGGGGGGCTGTCTCCAGGATGGGAGGAAAAGAGAGACAGTAAAGGAAGACGCTATTATATCAACCACAACACCCGAACCAGCTCGTGGATACGGCCCCAG agAACACATTCAGCATCAGCGGCCACACAGAGCAGGGCTAGTACACCACCCTTACCGTCCGTCCCCCCTGAAGCATCTCCACAGCACACTCCGAGCCCGGAAGCCGCACCTGAATCTGGCTCCATGCCAGTTGGTTGGGAGGTCCGCAGTGCTCCCAATGGAAGACCCTTTTTCATTGACCACAATACAAAGACTACAACCTGG CAAGATCCCAGGCTTACGATTCCTGTTCGTGTGAGGAGTAGACCCACACTTGACCCCTCCGATCTCGGCCCATTGCCA CCTGGTTGGGAGGAGAGGGTCCACACAGATGGGAGGATATTCTACATTGATCACA ACACCAAGACCACACAATGGGATGATCCTAGGTTACAAAACTCAGCAATAACTGGACCA gcagtgcctTATTCCAGAGATTATAAGCAGAAATATGACTACTTCCGCAAGAAGTTGAAGAAACCA GACAACATCCCGAATAGATTTGAGATGAAGGTGAGACGAAATGCAGTGCTGGAGGACTCATACCGGCAAATCCTCCTAGTTAAGCGGCCAGACTTGTTGAAAGCACGACTGTGGGTGGAGTTTGAGGGAGAAACCGGTCTGGACTATGGAGGCTTGGCCCGGGAGTGGTTCTTCCTCATGTCCAAAGAGATGTTCAACCCCTACTACGGACTCTTTGAATATTCTGCCAC GGACAACTATACACTGCAGATTAATCCCAACTCAGGTCTATGCAACGAGGACCATCTGACTTACTTCAAGTGTATTGGCCGTGTGGCAGGCATGGCCGTCTGGCATGGAAAACTGCTTGATG CTTTCTTCATTCGGCCTTTCTACAAGATGATGCTGCAGAAACCCATAACCCTGCAGGACATGGAGTCCGTT gaTAGTGAATATTTTAATTCACTAAAGTGGATTTTGGAGAACGACCCAACTGACCTGGATTTGATGTTCACCATTGACGAGGAACTCTTTGGACAA ACTCACCAGCATGAGCTGAAGCCCGACGGTGCAGAGATTGTTGTCACTAATGACAACAAGAAGGAATACATCCA TCTTGTGATGCAGTGGCGCTTTGTAAACCGAATCCAGAAGCAGATGACTGCCTTCAAGGAT GGATTTTTTGAGTTAATCCCTCAAGATCTGATCAAGATCTTTGACGAGAACGAGCTTGAG TTGCTCATGTGTGGTCTCGGAGATGTGGACGTGAACGACTGGAGACAGAACACCAAGTACAAGAGTGGCTACAACTCCAACCACGTAGTTATCCAATGGTTTTGGAAA GCAGTACTGCTGATGGATGCCGAAAAGCGAATTCGTCTCTTGCAGTTTGTGACTGGAACCTCCAGAGTCCCGATGAACGGTTTTGCAGAACTTTATG GATCTAATGGTCCACAACGGTTCACCATTGAGCTGTGGGGAACGCGTGACAAACTCCCCCGAGCACACACATG
- the LOC133399235 gene encoding E3 ubiquitin-protein ligase NEDD4-like, whose protein sequence is MAQRLRLDFASRRSHTDPLSECLSSHGEESGVILSAGSPTKSLAHSSLHFKVTSLSPDYGNLQRYSSVFIPRVNTGVCSQKGVVQISLQPCGTLTGDRDSTVGDGDPRSSEAGAVAVSDGGSCSSSMASDAGYWSSNSIFEPETPEKHRTTQEKSILCCTSKVPLRRCSSLVIFPKSPCSTPPASPVNPVALPALPTTRAPLLTPATDFSQDEEDMTWKESATSTSGQRLKGNPSSECRDTKHMVHFNIPFQDKPKCTELDSNDVMEESSAHEKSQHHSRSVLLHFAHQKPVTAEVSAEYPDAPYPGAEPETQHNHKKKLYRSTSACLFSSAKPSEEKLCALAKEQERLEENHCHRAIQQSFSLEVPYANTGISCHVSNTKLGSTYSPHVHIHLSPCCPAKLPSLPNNADASCKGNSTAKNLSQNAKVSFFV, encoded by the coding sequence ATGGCACAGCGGCTTCGTTTGGACTTCGCGTCAAGGAGAAGCCACACCGACCCTCTGTCAGAGTGCCTCAGCAGCCATGGTGAGGAGAGTGGAGTCATTTTGTCAGCTGGTAGCCCCACAAAGAGTCTGGCGCACAGTTCTCTACACTTCAAGGTGACTTCGCTGTCACCGGACTATGGAAATTTACAACGATATTCTTCAGTATTTATACCGCGGGTTAACACAGGAGTATGTAGTCAAAAAGGTGTTGTGCAGATCTCGCTACAGCCCTGCGGCACGCTCACTGGAGACCGGGATAGCACCGTAGGGGATGGAGACCCCAGGAGCAGTGAAGCCGGAGCGGTTGCAGTTTCTGATGGAGGTTCGTGTAGCAGTAGTATGGCCAGCGATGCCGGGTACTGGAGTAGCAACAGTATCTTCGAGCCAGAGACTCCAGAAAAGCACAGGACCACCCAAGAGAAGAGCATTCTCTGCTGCACGTCCAAGGTCCCCTTGAGACGTTGTTCCTCCTTGGTTATATTCCCAAAGAGCCCCTGTAGCACGCCACCTGCTTCTCCGGTAAACCCAGTCGCTCTTCCTGCTCTCCCAACAACAAGAGCTCCACTCTTGACACCTGCCACTGATTTCTCACAGGATGAAGAGGATATGACTTGGAAAGAGTCTGCCACATCAACAAGTGGCCAACGTCTCAAAGGAAACCCTTCATCTGAGTGTCGGGACACCAAACATATGGTACACTTTAATATTCCTTTTCAAGACAAACCTAAATGTACAGAGCTGGACAGCAATGATGTGATGGAAGAGTCATCAGCTCACGAGAAATCTCAGCATCACTCAAGGAGTGTTCTGCTACACTTTGCCCATCAGAAACCAGTTACAGCTGAAGTCAGTGCGGAATATCCTGACGCTCCCTACCCAGGTGCAGAGCCTGAGACTCAACATAACCATAAGAAAAAACTGTACCGTAGTACCTCGGCTTGTTTGTTCTCCTCAGCAAAACCCTCAGAGGAAAAACTCTGTGCCTTAGCAAAAGAACAAGAAAGGTTAGAGGAAAACCATTGTCATCGCGCCATTCAACAGAGCTTTTCTCTGGAGGTGCCCTATGCCAACACTGGGATTTCATGTCATGTTTCCAACACAAAACTCGGTAGTACATACTCTCCACATGTGCATATTCATCTTTCGCCGTGCTGTCCAGCTAAGTTGCCGAGCTTACCTAATAATGCAGATGCAAGCTGCAAAGGGAACAGTACCGCAAAGAACTTAAGCCAAAATGCTAAGGTGAGTTTCTTTGTTTGA
- the nedd4a gene encoding E3 ubiquitin-protein ligase NEDD4-like isoform X1 produces MAALSSQIRGLSCDESESRILKVKVIAGMHLAKKDILGASDPYTRLSLYDPISGEIASVQTKTIKKSLDPKWNEEFYFRVHPRKHRLLLEVFDENRLTRDDFLGQVDVPLNQIPTENPNAQRPYTFKDFLLHPRSHKSRVKGHLRLKMTYMPRNGGSDEEPTDQNDNTDPTWEFLESQDMSGPMQSEQTPVLPPGWEERQDNLGRTFYVHHESRTTQWRPPTLQDNNVDTRRQPSTRETAQNYITRRQISDPDETSAQDEEWDVFREDEFCLNQGNQLTSPPPQMPPEMQMLNDELRNFYITGATACEHQVDHACNSSHSVRTRSFHTSPAEEHPVNSVVLGTSGGLSPGWEEKRDSKGRRYYINHNTRTSSWIRPQVQRTHSASAATQSRASTPPLPSVPPEASPQHTPSPEAAPESGSMPVGWEVRSAPNGRPFFIDHNTKTTTWQDPRLTIPVRVRSRPTLDPSDLGPLPPGWEERVHTDGRIFYIDHNTKTTQWDDPRLQNSAITGPAVPYSRDYKQKYDYFRKKLKKPDNIPNRFEMKVRRNAVLEDSYRQILLVKRPDLLKARLWVEFEGETGLDYGGLAREWFFLMSKEMFNPYYGLFEYSATDNYTLQINPNSGLCNEDHLTYFKCIGRVAGMAVWHGKLLDAFFIRPFYKMMLQKPITLQDMESVDSEYFNSLKWILENDPTDLDLMFTIDEELFGQTHQHELKPDGAEIVVTNDNKKEYIHLVMQWRFVNRIQKQMTAFKDGFFELIPQDLIKIFDENELELLMCGLGDVDVNDWRQNTKYKSGYNSNHVVIQWFWKAVLLMDAEKRIRLLQFVTGTSRVPMNGFAELYGSNGPQRFTIELWGTRDKLPRAHTCFNRLDLPPYESFEELREKLHIAIENAQGFDGVD; encoded by the exons AGTGAATCCAGAATCCTTAAAGTGAAAGTTATTGCAGGGATGCACCTGGCTAAAAAAGATATACTTGGGGCAAG TGATCCGTATACAAGACTGTCACTCTATGATCCCATCAGCGGGGAAATAGCAAGTGTCCAgactaaaacaattaaaaag TCACTGGATCCAAAATGGAATGAGGAATTCTATTTTAGA GTCCATCCCAGGAAGCACCGCCTGCTGCTGGAGGTGTTTGATGAGAACCGCCTG ACACGTGATGACTTTCTGGGACAGGTGGATGTTCCTCTCAATCAGATACCA acaGAAAATCCTAATGCACAAAGGCCTTACACATTCAAGGATTTTCTGCTTCACCCCAGAAG TCACAAGTCCAGAGTTAAGGGCCATCTGCGACTCAAAATGACCTACATGCCAAGAAACGGGGGTTCAGACGAGGAACCAACAGATCAGAATGACAACACAGAT CCTACATGGGAGTTTTTGGAATCTCAGGACATGTCAGGCCCTATGCAGAGCGAGCAGACACCTGTTCTGCCCCCTGGCTGGGAGGAGCGTCAGGATAACCTCGGAAGAACCTTCTATGTCCACCATGAGAGCCGAACTACACAGTGGCGACCGCCGACGTTACA AGACAATAATGTGGACACAAGGCGACAACCCAGTACAAGAGAGACGGCGCAGAATTATATTACACGCAGACAGATCTCAGACCCTGATGAGACCTCTGCGCAAGATgag GAATGGGACGTTTTTAGAGAAGACGAATTCTGTTTGAACCAGGGCAACCAGCTCACATCGCCCCCACCTCAGATGCCCCCGGAGATGCAGATGTTGAATGACGAGCTAAGAAACTTTTATATTACAGGGGCCACAGCTTGCGAGCACCAGGTG GATCATGCGTGTAATTCGAGCCATTCCGTGCGCACAAGAAGTTTTCACACGTCACCAGCAGAGGAGCATCCTGTTAATTCTGTG GTGCTTGGGACCTCTGGGGGGCTGTCTCCAGGATGGGAGGAAAAGAGAGACAGTAAAGGAAGACGCTATTATATCAACCACAACACCCGAACCAGCTCGTGGATACGGCCCCAGGTGCAG agAACACATTCAGCATCAGCGGCCACACAGAGCAGGGCTAGTACACCACCCTTACCGTCCGTCCCCCCTGAAGCATCTCCACAGCACACTCCGAGCCCGGAAGCCGCACCTGAATCTGGCTCCATGCCAGTTGGTTGGGAGGTCCGCAGTGCTCCCAATGGAAGACCCTTTTTCATTGACCACAATACAAAGACTACAACCTGG CAAGATCCCAGGCTTACGATTCCTGTTCGTGTGAGGAGTAGACCCACACTTGACCCCTCCGATCTCGGCCCATTGCCA CCTGGTTGGGAGGAGAGGGTCCACACAGATGGGAGGATATTCTACATTGATCACA ACACCAAGACCACACAATGGGATGATCCTAGGTTACAAAACTCAGCAATAACTGGACCA gcagtgcctTATTCCAGAGATTATAAGCAGAAATATGACTACTTCCGCAAGAAGTTGAAGAAACCA GACAACATCCCGAATAGATTTGAGATGAAGGTGAGACGAAATGCAGTGCTGGAGGACTCATACCGGCAAATCCTCCTAGTTAAGCGGCCAGACTTGTTGAAAGCACGACTGTGGGTGGAGTTTGAGGGAGAAACCGGTCTGGACTATGGAGGCTTGGCCCGGGAGTGGTTCTTCCTCATGTCCAAAGAGATGTTCAACCCCTACTACGGACTCTTTGAATATTCTGCCAC GGACAACTATACACTGCAGATTAATCCCAACTCAGGTCTATGCAACGAGGACCATCTGACTTACTTCAAGTGTATTGGCCGTGTGGCAGGCATGGCCGTCTGGCATGGAAAACTGCTTGATG CTTTCTTCATTCGGCCTTTCTACAAGATGATGCTGCAGAAACCCATAACCCTGCAGGACATGGAGTCCGTT gaTAGTGAATATTTTAATTCACTAAAGTGGATTTTGGAGAACGACCCAACTGACCTGGATTTGATGTTCACCATTGACGAGGAACTCTTTGGACAA ACTCACCAGCATGAGCTGAAGCCCGACGGTGCAGAGATTGTTGTCACTAATGACAACAAGAAGGAATACATCCA TCTTGTGATGCAGTGGCGCTTTGTAAACCGAATCCAGAAGCAGATGACTGCCTTCAAGGAT GGATTTTTTGAGTTAATCCCTCAAGATCTGATCAAGATCTTTGACGAGAACGAGCTTGAG TTGCTCATGTGTGGTCTCGGAGATGTGGACGTGAACGACTGGAGACAGAACACCAAGTACAAGAGTGGCTACAACTCCAACCACGTAGTTATCCAATGGTTTTGGAAA GCAGTACTGCTGATGGATGCCGAAAAGCGAATTCGTCTCTTGCAGTTTGTGACTGGAACCTCCAGAGTCCCGATGAACGGTTTTGCAGAACTTTATG GATCTAATGGTCCACAACGGTTCACCATTGAGCTGTGGGGAACGCGTGACAAACTCCCCCGAGCACACACATG